Genomic window (Granulicella arctica):
CTGGCTGCCAGTGACAAACCAAATTTCGAGATCTTCGAGCTTCGTCATGTTCTGCTCTCCTGTACCGGGCCTCGCATCGGAGCAAAGGAACCCGTTTCGATGCTCTACGATATGCAGCTGATGGTCAAGTAACCGTTTCCCCGAATCGCTCCGGCACTCTCGCAAACCATCTTGTAAGCTGCTCACATGGATGAAGTTGCTCAGTTCCTGTCGATGTTGGATGTAGCGATAGGCGAGGCACGGACAGGTCTCGCAGAAGGCGGTATCCCGATCGGCGCAGCGCTCTTTGCCTCGGACGGCAAGCTGATCAGCTCGGGCCACAACCGCCGCGTACAGGAGGGTGACCCTTCGGCACATGGCGAGACCGACGCCTTCCGGCGCGCAGGTCGGCAACGAAGCTATCGGGATCTAATCATGGTTACCACCCTCGCCCCCTGCTGGTATTGCAGCGGGCTCATCCGCCAGTTCGGCTTCCGGACCGTCATCGTCGGCGAAAGCCAAAACTTCGCAGGCGGCCTCGACTGGCTGCGAGAAGACGGCGTGCGCATCGTCGACCTTAACTCTGAAGAGTGCGTGACGATGCTCGGCGACTACATCGCGGCCAATCCAACCGTGTGGAACGAGGACATCGGAGAGGACTAAGCACCGATGCCGTTCTCCCACACATCCCGCGGCGTCACCTACAGCTTTGCCGACCTGCGCACGCTGCTGGCCAGGGCCACCCCAGCGCGGTCAGGAGACGAGTTAGCCGGAGTCGCAGCCGACTCCGCAAAGGAGCGCGCAGCAGCTCAGATCGCGCTGGCTGATGTGCCATTGGCAACCTTCCTCAATCAGGTCGTGGTTCCGTATGAGTCGGATGAAGTCACACGGCTCATCATCGACCACCATGATGCCGAAGCCTTCCAGCCGGTCGCAGGGTTGACCGTCGGCGAGTTCCGCGACTGGCTGCTCAGCGACGGCGCAACCGGCGAACAGCTTACGTCCCTTGCCCCGGGAATCATGCCCGAAATGGCTGCTGCCGTGGCAAAGCTGATGCGGTTGCAGGACATGATCGCCGTCGCCCGAAAGATTCACGTCGTGACGCGCTTCCGCACCACGGTAGGCCTGCCCGGAAGGCTGTCGACCCGACTACAGCCAAACCATCCAACGGACGATCCCATGGGCATCGCCGTGTCCATGCTGGATGGTCTACGTCTCGGCTCGGGCGACGCCGTCATCGGGATCAATCCCGTAAGTGACGATCCCGAAACAGTAACGCATCTGCTGCGCATGATCGACCACGTTCGCCAGACCTTCCAGATCCCTACGCAGAGTTGCGTACTCGCCCACATCACGACCCAGATGCGCGCGATCGAAACTGGTGCACCGCTCGACCTGCTCTTCCAGTCGATCGCCGGAACAGAGGGCACCAACACCTCGTTCGGCGTGTCGTTGAGCCTGCTGGCCGAGGCGGAGGCAATGGCGCGGTCCCTGCAGCGCGGCGGAATCGGCGAGGAGACCGGCGGCCAGAACGTAATGTACTTCGAGACCGGTCAGGGTTCGGCGCTCTCAGCCAATGCGCATCATGGAGTCGACCAGCAGACCCTTGAGGCTCGCGCCTATGCGGTTGCGCGTCAGTTCAAGCCGATGCTGGTCAATACCGTCGTCGGGTTCATCGGGCCAGAGTACCTCTACAACGGCAAGCAGATCATCCGCGCCGGGCTCGAGGACCACTTCGCCGGTAAGCTGCTCGGCCTTCCCATGGGCTGCGACGTCTGCTACACGAACCACACCGACGCGGATCAGGATGATATGGACGCGCTGCTGACGCTCCTCGGAACCGCAGGCGTGAACTACATCATGGGCGTTCCCGGAGCCGACGACGTCATGCTCCACTACCAGAGCACGTCGTTCCAGGACGCACTCTACGTGCGGCGCGTGCTCGGACTGCGACCTGCACCAGAGTTCGCAGCATGGCTGGAACGCGACCTGCTGCGCGCCGCAAACGTAGCCGGAATGCTGCTCGGTGCTGCCGTATGACCAACGCCCGAGTGCCCATGTCCCAATCTCATCCAGACTCTCTTTGTATGTCATCCCGCAGCAAAGCGGAGGGATTTGCTTCCCTTCTCCCCACCAACGCCCTGGTGTTCTTAAGCGGTCCCGACGTGCGGAGGCTCGCTGATGGATGAGCTTCGACACTTACGCCAAGGCGAATCCACTCCTGCCCGCGTCGGGCTTGGTATCACTGGCGTCAGCCTGCCGACACGTTCGCTGCTAACGTTCCAGATGGATCAGGCGTTCGCGCGGGACGCAATACAGGATGAGTTGGCGACAGTCTCTTTGGTGCAGGAGATAGCTGCTCTTCGGTCTGGCTCGGCTCTGCAGTGGACCTCGGAAGAGACACCTGTCCTTCACTCGGCCGCGCGTGATCGCAATGTCTACCTGCGTCGACCAGACCTTGGACGAAGATTGGCGGAGGCCGAGCTTGCGGCCGCACCTTGCGATCTGGCGATCGTGCTGGCTGATGGACTTTCAGCGCTCGCGGTCAATCGCCATGCCGTTCCGCTGCTCACCGAGCTTCTACCGCTATTGGCAGCTGGAACGACGCTCGGTCCCATTAGCCTCGTGGTTCAGGGACGGGTAGCGATCGGCGACGAGATCGGCGAACGTCTCGGAGCGCGGATGCTGCTCATGCTGATCGGTGAGCGACCCGGGCTAAGCGCACCCGATTCCCTCGGAGCCTACCTGACCTGGAATCCCCGGATCGGACGAACGGATGCCGAGCGGAACTGCGTCTCGAACATCCGGCCCGAAGGGTTGAGCTACGAGAAGGCGGCTCAACTCATCCATCAAAGTATGGCAACCGCAGTGCAGCAACAGCTTACTGGCGTGGCATTGAACCGTCGGATCGGACAGCACCAGCCTGTAGCTCAGCTACTCAACCCCATGGAACCATAGCCTGGAGCGACCTTTCCATCGCGATAGCGAACAGCTTCCTCCTCTAAGCCCAACCTGGTTTTCTAATCCATCACTCCCAACGCCATCGCCAACGCTCGTCATCTCGACCGAAGCGCAGCGAAGTGGAGAGACCCCCTCATCTCGTTCTCGCTTCTTCTATCTATGCGTCCTCATCCTGAAAAGTGCAGTTTCTTGACAAATTCAGAGTTCCAGAAGGACCTTTTGAGGCCAAACCCCGAGCAGGCACCAAGACCTGAGCGTCAAGGGTCCGGACTTAGGTCCATTGTTTTGAACACTTTGGACTTGCAGAAAAAACTTTTACGACAACCCGGACAGCCGGAAACGCCAATAGTCCGCAGCCGAAACGCAGTCTCAGGAGACACGGAATTATTTCTGCATCAACTTGACAAATTCGCCACCCAAACAGGGCTCAAAGCGATCGCAAGCGCCTGTACAGCCTTGGACCTGCCCGACTAAGTCCAGACTTAGGTGCCTTGTTATGAACACTTTGGACCTCAGGAAGAAATTTTCAGACTGTCCGTCAGCCCAACTTTGACGAGCGGTGACGAGTCGCCAGGAACCAGGCCGACGTAACAGCGAGGTAGGCCAGGTAGAGGTAAGGAAGCCAGGAGTAAGGGCGCGGCGGAATGGGGTAGAGGCTGCCCTCGAGAGCAAGGAGCATTGCTGCAGTCGCCGCTACCGACAGCGCTACGTAGCCAGGGTTGAGTTTGTGGCGTCGGTGCAGCGCAATCGGCAGGGCAATAGCAACGAGGCCATAGACCGTGATGAAACCATACGTGGCAAACGACCCCATCCAGCCGTAGATATCCGAGCCACTCGCGCCATGGCCAGCCAGCCACGCAGCAGGCAGTCCGGCGAGGGTACCGACGACGAGGACAGCGGCTCCGGGAGTCTGGTTGCGCGGGTGGATGCGACGCAGGGACTGGTGGCAAAGACGGTTGTGCGACATCAGCAGCAGGACGCGGGCCGCCGCCGTGATGCAACCCAGCGTGGCAGCGAACATGCTGATCAATACGCCAATATCGACCAGCGGCCCAAAGACCGGCATCCCGACGAGGCCCGAGAGGAGATGAAACGGCGCTGTCGTCTCACCCAGATTGTTGCCCGTCGGACGGTAGCCGAGGGTTTCGCCGTAGGCAGCGAGGATGAAGAAGAGACCACAGAGGATCGCAGATTGCAGGACAGCGCGAGGGATGGTGCGGAGGGGTTGGTGCGCTTCGTGTCCGAGGGTGGTGGCGCTCTCGAAGCCGACAAAGCTGAAGAGGGCGAGCACCATGCCGAGACGGATTCCCTGCACCGATGCGCCCTGCAGCCGAAGCTGCTGAAGGTCGACGTGGAAGCCGTGACGACCGAGGATGGCGGCAAGCACGATGGCAATGAGGAGTGCGGAGCTACCCTCGATCCAGAGCATGAGGCGGGCGGAGATACGGACGTCACGCCAGGCGATCCAGACGGAGAGCGCCGTGACGGAGACGGCGAGGAGCACCGGCGTAAGGAGCGAGGTGCTGCGGAAGGGCGTCAGCGTCTGGAGGACGACCATGCCGTAGTTGACGAAGCCGCCGATGACGGACGAGCCGGTGGCGATATAGGCGAGCAGAAGCGCCCAGGCGGTGAGGGCTCCGACGGCTGGTGGAAGCGTCGAGGTCGCGTAGACGTAGAGCGAGCCGGGCGAGGCGGAGTCGCGGGCGAAGCTGCGGATGCAGAGGGCGATGAGCAGGACGGACAGGGTGGCGAGCAGGTAAGCGAGCCATGTCCCGTTACCCGCCACGGCAAAGACGAGCGGGATCGTCATAGTCGGCGAGGTGCTGGGGGCGATGGTCGAGATGGACTGGCCGAGCGTCTCCATGGGCGAGAGCACTTGGTGGCGCAGGCCGTGGCGGCCAGCTTCGACGCTCGTCGCTTCAAGCACTCCGGAGGGGTTAGGCAAGGTTAGCGACGCTCCCTGGTACGCGGATGATGGCTGAATATCTGGAGAGATTAGGGAGAGCATAGCACTCCAGCACTCCTTCCAAGGCACCCAGCGAACAGGGCGCGATCGTGACGTTTGGAAGCTGATTAATCTCTCGCCATTCAGATGAGGATGGGTTATCTTGCAAGTAAGCCATCTCAAGATTGGGTTCCACCCTTTGCAAGTTGTTGCAACCGCAACGATTTCTGCCAAGCTATTCGTCGCAGGCGTGCCTGTTTTCACGTCTTGATTCGAGCCGTTTTTGTTGCTGTTCTGAACCTATTTTTTGGAGTCCTTTTCATGTCCCTGCACACCCGCTCTCTCCTTTGTCGCTCCCTCCTCGTGCTGATCTTTGTAGCTTCCTCAGTGATGGGTAGAGCGCAGCAGACGCTCGGCGGCCTAACGGGAGCCGTCTCCGATGCGCAGGGCGCGACCCTGCCGGGCACGACGGTGACGGTGACGAGCGAGCAGACCGGGCTGAAGCGGGTGCAGACCGCAAGCAAGACCGGCTTCTACGACTTCCCGAACCTGCCGATCGGCGCGTATACGCTGACGTTCACGCAGGACGGCTTCCAGACGGCGAAGTTTCCGGGCGTCGTCGTGCAGGCGGACCGCACCGGGACGGTGAACGCAACGATGACGGTTGGCTCGGTCAACACGTCAGTGACGGTCGAAGCAGTGCCGCTGATGAACGCGGTCGATACGACGAACGGCTACATCATGGACCGCGCACAGATCGAGGCGATTCCCCTGCCGACGGGCAGTTTCACTGGCCTGGCGATCCTTTCGCCGGGCGTGAACGCGGAGTTGCCGGGCGGAACTGGCTCGAACAGCGGACTGGGCAATGCGGCGATCTGGGCCAACGGCCAGCGGGATACGTCGAATAGCTTCCAGCTGAACGGTGTGGATGGCAGCAACCTGTTCAATGGCAAGAGCACCAGCCAGGTGTCCTCGTCGCGCGTGGTGAACAACACGGGCGAGGGCAATGCAGGCGGCGGCGGAACGATCCAGAGTGCGTCGTCGGTCTACCTGGCGATTGGCAATG
Coding sequences:
- a CDS encoding APC family permease, whose amino-acid sequence is MLSLISPDIQPSSAYQGASLTLPNPSGVLEATSVEAGRHGLRHQVLSPMETLGQSISTIAPSTSPTMTIPLVFAVAGNGTWLAYLLATLSVLLIALCIRSFARDSASPGSLYVYATSTLPPAVGALTAWALLLAYIATGSSVIGGFVNYGMVVLQTLTPFRSTSLLTPVLLAVSVTALSVWIAWRDVRISARLMLWIEGSSALLIAIVLAAILGRHGFHVDLQQLRLQGASVQGIRLGMVLALFSFVGFESATTLGHEAHQPLRTIPRAVLQSAILCGLFFILAAYGETLGYRPTGNNLGETTAPFHLLSGLVGMPVFGPLVDIGVLISMFAATLGCITAAARVLLLMSHNRLCHQSLRRIHPRNQTPGAAVLVVGTLAGLPAAWLAGHGASGSDIYGWMGSFATYGFITVYGLVAIALPIALHRRHKLNPGYVALSVAATAAMLLALEGSLYPIPPRPYSWLPYLYLAYLAVTSAWFLATRHRSSKLG
- a CDS encoding ethanolamine ammonia-lyase subunit EutB, whose protein sequence is MPFSHTSRGVTYSFADLRTLLARATPARSGDELAGVAADSAKERAAAQIALADVPLATFLNQVVVPYESDEVTRLIIDHHDAEAFQPVAGLTVGEFRDWLLSDGATGEQLTSLAPGIMPEMAAAVAKLMRLQDMIAVARKIHVVTRFRTTVGLPGRLSTRLQPNHPTDDPMGIAVSMLDGLRLGSGDAVIGINPVSDDPETVTHLLRMIDHVRQTFQIPTQSCVLAHITTQMRAIETGAPLDLLFQSIAGTEGTNTSFGVSLSLLAEAEAMARSLQRGGIGEETGGQNVMYFETGQGSALSANAHHGVDQQTLEARAYAVARQFKPMLVNTVVGFIGPEYLYNGKQIIRAGLEDHFAGKLLGLPMGCDVCYTNHTDADQDDMDALLTLLGTAGVNYIMGVPGADDVMLHYQSTSFQDALYVRRVLGLRPAPEFAAWLERDLLRAANVAGMLLGAAV
- a CDS encoding nucleoside deaminase gives rise to the protein MDEVAQFLSMLDVAIGEARTGLAEGGIPIGAALFASDGKLISSGHNRRVQEGDPSAHGETDAFRRAGRQRSYRDLIMVTTLAPCWYCSGLIRQFGFRTVIVGESQNFAGGLDWLREDGVRIVDLNSEECVTMLGDYIAANPTVWNEDIGED
- the eutC gene encoding ethanolamine ammonia-lyase subunit EutC, whose product is MDELRHLRQGESTPARVGLGITGVSLPTRSLLTFQMDQAFARDAIQDELATVSLVQEIAALRSGSALQWTSEETPVLHSAARDRNVYLRRPDLGRRLAEAELAAAPCDLAIVLADGLSALAVNRHAVPLLTELLPLLAAGTTLGPISLVVQGRVAIGDEIGERLGARMLLMLIGERPGLSAPDSLGAYLTWNPRIGRTDAERNCVSNIRPEGLSYEKAAQLIHQSMATAVQQQLTGVALNRRIGQHQPVAQLLNPMEP